Genomic segment of Portunus trituberculatus isolate SZX2019 unplaced genomic scaffold, ASM1759143v1 PGA_scaffold_262__1_contigs__length_23706, whole genome shotgun sequence:
CCAAGCTCCTTGCTCGTCTACTGAAATGCGTTGTGCTTCTGGCAGGGATTCCTCTTCtggatagggagggaggaggaggagtagacgAATTATTCAAGGGGAATAAAAATATGTGTGATAAAATGCTGTCTATTCActttcaataaaagaaaaacaagaatgaaataagTGCTCACGAATTGAAATCATCCATAACAATTATTTGGGGGAAAATAAAGTACAGTACAGTCTGCATATATAGTTTTAATAGCGAGCTGTATTCACTGAGCGAGGCTGTAAATGGGTCGTGCGTCAGGCACCGATTTctcttctgcgcatgcgcagaagggGGTTACACGATCTTGCAGGGACCACAATCTGCGTCCTACACCGGCAACTCCTTCACTTGCTGTCATCTCACGCAGCTATGAATGCACCAGCCTCACCAGCTGAGAGGCAGGTAGTAGTGCCTGAGGACATGGCGAATGTAGCTGTGTGCTCGTTTTCATTGTGTCCGATACCAGTACGTGGTAATTCTTTATGGCGACTTAATGCTAAGGAGATTTTATTTTGTAGAATTGGCATGCATATTTCTACATAATGAAATCTAGCTTTTTGttgtttatgctttttttttatccattttcatcAATATGCTTTAAAAAGAAGCTGCAGATCAAATTAATATTTTACTATATCCACTTGTGAAATCTAACTCTGGCGACATATCATATCTAATAACATCAATCAAACTCCATCACTCCCGCACACTCACACTGTGTAGCACTGCACAAGACGTCACTGGGTCACCGCTGACCTGTCATGCAGCCCTGGAGCCTTGGCTGATCAATGCACGTGTTGGAATAGCAAACACTGGACACGATAACCATCAATTATGTTTTGGGCCCCGTGGCGACATCTGGAGGTGGATGGCGAAGAAGCTACACTGCGGCGGCGTCAGTTGCCAATGTTTATAGTAGTTAGTTTTGCGGtggttgtgtgtgcgtgtgtatgcatTTGTTGCGGCTCCCCTGGCGAGTGTGGCTGCAATCCGGCAGTGCcggcactccttccctcctgctggtGAGTGTTAAGTATTTTAATAGTGAACATGCACCTGGTTAGGGTGATGGCCATATGGTGCTGGTCCTGGTGCAGTGATGAGCTTTCAGAACCAGTGGGTGTCACCAGGTGGCACCACCACAAATGCTTCCTTCTTACAAACAAGAGCAGTATCAAATATGCCTACAGTGTCATTCTATATTCCTAAAGATGCAATGAGCTTCTATGATGTACTTTTCTACATAATTGTATCTCAGTAGTAACACTGTGAAATAGTCCTCTATTCACGAACAAAAGCATACAAGTTGATTTTCTAATGAACTGGTGTTTAGGTGTATTTGTTGATATCCAAGTTTACAAACAAGTGTGTGCGTCATTGATCGTTAGTGAGTTAATCCAGATGACAGTAAACAAGAAGACATCATGTCTCCACCACTTGAAAAGGCAAAGTTACATGGATCAAGCGAGCGTGTGGTGTTTCTTTACCTGCCACGTACCTGTTTTCATGTCACTCTGTTGTACCCGAGCACTGCGCGGTGATTATTCCTTCACCTGGAGGTGCCTGCCGCCACCTCTGCCTGTATCTTGTGTTGATGCCAGAGATTCACTGTCAGGGAGGGCTGTTGGCCCCCGGCGTGTGTGTAGTAATGGCCGGCTGTCTTGAGTAATCACAATTTCAACTGTTCAGTCTCACTGTATGGGTATTACGCCTCTCAGGCCATACGAGactattattttgtttaatgtTGCATACCTATACTTATACAAACTTACAATCAGAATCATGAACTGGTgtgtacatttttaccttgtgataAGCTTTACTGAGCGGCGCGGGGTTTCAGTACCAGCAGGCGGTGTGTTACAGGTGAAGACTCGCTATTAATGACACTGAGCCATTCACTGCGTATGGACGCCTCTTGGGTTTTCCCGGTAAAGGTGAACAACGCCTGGCCGTGGAGACACTGAGGTCACGGTGGTGCTGACTCATTCACGCCTGTATGAAAGAATGACCGTGAAGCAGGAAGCAGTGCCTGTAGCAATAGGCGTTTTCAATAGCGCCTTGCAAAAAGCGAACGGTCCATAAATGTTCGCTTTTGGAGCGAACGCATCTACTGAAAACGatagtaacactgccagacCAATGTCCGTCGTCGCCCGACGGAAAAACTCTTGTACTTTTTAGTCGCGGGATCACGCCAAGCTAAGACGGTCTTCTTCCACCATACACCAGCATGGAGAGCGACAGCAGCACAGACTCTGAGACCTACATGAGCGAAGAAGAGTACCCTTCTTTTACGCCAAGTCCTTGGTTGAGACCTCTTATATTTATTGCAGGTAATaagcttccttccccttcttacaGCAAATACTTCTCACACTGTTATCGGTTAGATCTCatgattttattcctttttaatatatatatatatatatatatatatatatatatatatatatatatatatatatatatatatatatatatatatattaagtttAGGTATGGTTAGGTATCAAGTATCAGCTGGGGGATGTCCAGAGGGACACAGGTAACCCTGACTAGCCCTAgaacagtggttcttaacctggggtaccTGTACCCCCAAGGGGTACGAAACCTTAAACCTGGGAGTACGAGACATAATAGACAGTGCAATGGTAGCTACTGTATATTTaccatgagaaagcaaaacatgtattttcaaatatttctcttactataattgtcttttttttttttttttttaagttagtgctgtaaacaattttcttatgttttctatGGTTTCATATACGTTTTCTTGATGTCTCGTACGGTTCGTGTTCGCGTTGGTCCTGACTCTGGTCCTTGGCTTCAGAAGTTCAGTCGCTTGTGTTCTGGGTTCTCACTGAGAGTTAGAGGAATCAACGAGTACAGCTCAGGTTCGTTTGAAACATGCTGCATGTGCACTGTGCTGTGTGTAGTTGAGTCAATGTGAACAGTGTGAATTGGGTCTGCATTTTGTTTCTGCTCGAGTTGTTGATAGTATTGAGGTGAATTACTGGTGAGtgtcattttttatttgtgaaATGTAATTTTTGggttattttatttgtcacAATATGTTTTTTTAGTGTGGTATAACTCTAATATTGTCAAGAATAAATGTATAATTGATAAAAGATATATAATTTTGAAGGTACTGTTATGTGCATGAGGAGGAATATAGTGGACTCGGGGATGGCTCTACCAGGGTGAGGGGTCGGGGATGAGTTGGCCAAAAAATTGTCTGACTTGGTCAAAAACTGGTATGTGTTGGTCAAAGCATGGCTTGAGTTGGTCAAAATATGGCTTGAACTggtaaaaaaaattcctttGGTAAATAAATGACCTGGATTGGTCAAACAATGGCCTGAGTTGATCAAAACAATCCCTTGAGTTGGTAAAAAAATGTTCTGAGAAGGTCAAACTGTCCTGAGTTGGTAAAAAAATGGTCTcagttggtaaaaaaaaatggccttaCCCTCCCACAATAACATACACTTCGAGCCATCCCTGGGTGAACTGTgtattgtgttggtggtgatacgTTATTTTATATCGATTGTAACATGTAACGGTTATAACATCCAGGCCTGCATCTTTCCAGGTAGTATCGGTGTGATCAAGATCTAGTAACTATGTCTAAGAAACGCAAGTGGAACGACGACTACATTCGTTATGGTTTTACCTGTATGACTGAGGCAGATGGAACTCAACGACCACAGTGCATGCTCTGCAGCACAGTCTTTGCAAATGCAAATCTCAAACCATCAAGACTCAATGAACACTTCAACAATCGGCATGGAGGCACAGATGCTGGACATGACTTAAACAGCTTGAAGATCAAGCGGGAACGATTTGATCGTAGTGGTACCCTGTCAAAGCTAGGTTTTGTGCCAGTTGAGAAACCTTTGTTGCAAGCATCTTATGAAGTTGCCCTTTTGtgtgcaaagaagaaaaaagctcaCACTATCGCAGAGGAGCTTGTTAAACCTTGCGCATTAGAAATGGCAAAAATAGTGTTAGGGACAGAAGCTGAAAAGAAGCTTAAACAGATACCTCTGTCAAATGACATTATTCATTCAAGGATTCATGATATGAGTCAAAATGTCTTGCAGCAGGTGATAACAGACCTGAAAGCTAGTCCTGTCAGAGTGAGTATTCAGCTGGACGAGTCAACTGACGTTAGTTTTTGCAGCCTGTTGATGGCATTTGTTCGGtatgtgaagaagaaagaagtggtgGAAGAATTCTTATTTTGTAAACCTCTGAAAACTACTGCAAAAGCAACTGATGTGTTCAGTCTTGTGAAAGAGTTCTTCTTGGAACATGAAATGACTCTCAACATGTGTGGTTCAATTTGCACTGATGGAGCCCCTGTCATGCTTGGAAATAAATCAGGCTTTGCTACCCTAGTGAAAAAAGAAGTTCCCCATGTAACTGTCACTCACTGTGTGTTGCATCGTCATGCACTTGCTACAAAGACGCTGCCAGAAAAATTGAAGACTGTTTTATCAGTTGTTGTGCGTGCTGTAAATTTCATCAGAGGACGGGCAGTGAATCACCGTCTTTTTGCATCTTTTTGTGAAGAAATTGAAGCCGAGCACAGTGTTCTTCTTTACCACACAGAAGTGAGATGGCTTTCCCGTGGCAGGGTACTTACACGTGTATTTGAACTTCATGAAGAAATTATGCAATTTCTTAGAAATCAAGGCAGTGAAATTGCTGACCATCTTGAAAACAGGGAGTTCATTTTGTCTCTGGCATATCTGGCAGATGTATTCATGCACCTCAATGAACTG
This window contains:
- the LOC123500441 gene encoding LOW QUALITY PROTEIN: protein ZBED8-like (The sequence of the model RefSeq protein was modified relative to this genomic sequence to represent the inferred CDS: deleted 1 base in 1 codon; substituted 1 base at 1 genomic stop codon), translated to MSKKRKWNDDYIRYGFTCMTEADGTQRPQCMLCSTVFANANLKPSRLNEHFNNRHGGTDAGHDLNSLKIKRERFDRSGTLSKLGFVPVEKPLLQASYEVALLCAKKKKAHTIAEELVKPCALEMAKIVLGTEAEKKLKQIPLSNDIIHSRIHDMSQNVLQQVITDLKASPVRVSIQLDESTDVSFCSLLMAFVRYVKKKEVVEEFLFCKPLKTTAKATDVFSLVKEFFLEHEMTLNMCGSICTDGAPVMLGNKSGFATLVKKEVPHVTVTHCVLHRHALATKTLPEKLKTVLSVVVRAVNFIRGRAVNHRLFASFCEEIEAEHSVLLYHTEVRWLSRGRVLTRVFELHEEIMQFLRNQGSEIADHLENREFILSLAYLADVFMHLNELNVSMQGTAMNMITAREKVSALTKKLPMWIKRIESGNFANFPSLDEAASAEEELPILSEVKEHLQELILSFQGYFHLEEGSVAQRWIRDPFLFNLDSMDDNDIMKDDLVELQTNDRMXMEFEKMQLDMFWCAQLQAFPQLARRALEVLVPFATIYLCEAGFSTLLHIKTKARNRLDASDDMRLALSKKEPRLNNIIKEKQQQKSH